A genomic region of Campylobacter corcagiensis contains the following coding sequences:
- a CDS encoding MBL fold metallo-hydrolase — MKKAFGTAVTNCYIVKGKNSSIIIDPGVDAFNWAYENAINLAGVFLTHGHWDHAYCAKFFSDKGYSVYIHRDDSFMVENASSMMPNAFKPEILTSDASEFKVGEFGVKFHHFPGHTPGCCMLEVSCEDEKFMFSGDFLFKGSVGRWDFPYSDADKMRKSLQKALKIKENFTLYPGHGFYTTFEDERATIEYFLRVI; from the coding sequence ATGAAAAAAGCTTTTGGAACGGCTGTGACAAATTGCTATATTGTAAAGGGTAAAAACTCAAGTATTATCATAGATCCAGGCGTTGATGCGTTTAACTGGGCGTATGAAAATGCCATAAATTTAGCTGGAGTTTTTCTAACTCATGGGCATTGGGATCACGCTTACTGTGCGAAATTTTTTAGTGATAAAGGCTATAGCGTGTATATCCATAGAGACGATAGCTTTATGGTGGAAAATGCTTCTAGTATGATGCCAAACGCTTTTAAGCCTGAAATTTTAACTAGTGATGCTAGTGAGTTTAAAGTAGGGGAATTTGGCGTGAAATTTCACCATTTTCCAGGGCATACGCCAGGGTGTTGTATGCTTGAAGTTAGTTGTGAAGATGAAAAATTTATGTTTAGTGGGGATTTTTTATTTAAAGGAAGTGTTGGAAGGTGGGATTTTCCATATTCAGATGCAGATAAAATGAGAAAGAGTTTACAAAAAGCTCTTAAAATAAAAGAAAACTTTACTCTTTATCCAGGACATGGTTTTTATACAACTTTTGAAGATGAAAGAGCAACGATTGAGTATTTTTTAAGAGTTATTTAG
- a CDS encoding sodium-dependent transporter, which translates to MHRKFSTRWGFIIACVGSAVGMANVWGFPYKIGTNGGGAFLLIYIMFIGIFSYVGLSAEYAIGRRAKTGTLGSYEYAWRSRGLEKIGKIIGWLPLAGSMCIAIGYAVIIAYVLKALFQAVDGSLMSVDTNTWFDSFSLKPYSVVYYHLIVVVGTLVTLFFGAKSIEKTNKIMMPLFFALFFILAIRVMFLDGAFEGYKFLFTPDWAHLKDPMVWVSAMGQAFFSLSITGSGMLVYGAYLPKDEDIVDSAKKTAFFDTIAAMIAALVMIPAVFAYNMDPAGGPGLLFVTLPKILQDMAGGGLFAIILFTAVIFGGITSLQNMFEAVAESIMHKFPKINRVAMLVILCVICFGIGVNMQAISSWGPWMDYVSIYIIPIGAVMGAVSWFWVLRKDELLDEIGKKTKEGEIWYNIGRYIYVPMALTLCIIALSMKIAF; encoded by the coding sequence ATGCATAGAAAATTTAGCACAAGATGGGGTTTTATCATCGCCTGCGTTGGTTCAGCTGTTGGTATGGCAAATGTCTGGGGCTTTCCATATAAGATAGGAACAAATGGCGGCGGTGCGTTTTTGCTTATTTATATAATGTTTATTGGGATATTTTCATATGTTGGACTTAGTGCTGAGTATGCTATTGGAAGAAGAGCAAAAACAGGCACTCTTGGATCTTATGAGTATGCGTGGAGAAGTAGAGGTCTTGAAAAAATAGGCAAAATCATCGGCTGGCTACCGCTTGCTGGGTCAATGTGTATTGCTATAGGATACGCTGTTATTATTGCTTATGTTTTAAAGGCACTGTTTCAAGCAGTTGATGGTAGTTTGATGAGTGTAGACACCAACACCTGGTTTGACTCTTTTTCACTCAAACCTTACTCTGTTGTTTACTATCACTTAATAGTCGTTGTTGGCACACTTGTAACGCTCTTTTTTGGAGCAAAAAGTATAGAAAAAACTAATAAAATAATGATGCCACTATTTTTTGCTTTATTTTTTATCCTAGCCATAAGGGTTATGTTTTTAGATGGGGCTTTTGAGGGTTATAAATTCTTATTTACTCCTGATTGGGCTCATTTAAAAGATCCGATGGTTTGGGTATCAGCGATGGGTCAAGCGTTTTTCTCACTTTCTATAACTGGTTCTGGAATGCTAGTTTATGGTGCTTATTTGCCAAAAGATGAAGATATAGTTGATAGTGCAAAAAAGACCGCTTTTTTTGACACAATAGCAGCAATGATAGCAGCTCTTGTAATGATACCTGCTGTTTTTGCTTACAACATGGACCCAGCAGGTGGACCAGGACTGCTTTTTGTAACACTTCCAAAAATTTTACAAGATATGGCTGGTGGCGGACTTTTTGCTATTATTTTATTTACCGCTGTAATTTTTGGTGGTATAACTTCACTTCAAAATATGTTTGAAGCAGTAGCTGAGTCTATAATGCACAAATTTCCTAAGATAAACCGTGTTGCTATGCTTGTGATACTTTGCGTGATATGCTTTGGAATAGGCGTAAATATGCAAGCTATCTCATCGTGGGGTCCGTGGATGGATTATGTATCAATTTATATCATACCAATAGGTGCTGTGATGGGTGCTGTGTCGTGGTTTTGGGTACTTAGAAAAGATGAGCTTTTAGATGAAATAGGTAAAAAAACAAAAGAAGGAGAAATTTGGTACAACATAGGACGCTATATATATGTGCCGATGGCTTTAACTCTTTGTATAATTGCTTTAAGTATGAAAATAGCGTTTTAA
- a CDS encoding NAD+ synthase yields the protein MEILRQKLVNFLDNQLKNSHRKTFILGLSGGLDSAVVLALCSLVKNSNTKAFILPTNSSNSKNLDDALEVANKFKVPTKIINISPIIKAYDENLPPFRLGNLAARVRMSVLYDKSEEFSGVVVGTGNLSERLLGYSTIYGDSACAFNPIGEIFKSELFNFAKFLEIPKSIIDKAPSADLVPNQTDEADLGYSYEVLDSVLKAWYDDGLSFDELKDKFEPNLLNLVENRVKKNSFKLQMPPIAMIRSNSARNSIF from the coding sequence TTGGAAATTTTAAGGCAAAAATTAGTTAATTTTTTAGATAATCAGCTAAAAAATTCGCATCGAAAAACCTTTATCTTAGGGCTTAGTGGCGGACTTGACTCAGCTGTAGTTTTAGCGCTTTGTTCGCTTGTTAAAAATTCTAACACAAAGGCTTTTATACTTCCAACAAATAGCTCAAATAGTAAAAACTTAGACGATGCTTTAGAAGTGGCTAATAAATTTAAAGTTCCAACAAAAATTATAAACATATCACCAATTATTAAAGCTTATGATGAAAATTTGCCCCCTTTTAGGCTTGGAAATTTAGCCGCAAGAGTTAGAATGAGCGTTCTTTATGATAAAAGCGAAGAATTTAGTGGCGTAGTTGTTGGAACTGGAAATTTAAGCGAAAGACTTCTTGGATACTCAACAATATATGGCGACTCAGCTTGTGCTTTTAATCCAATAGGTGAAATTTTTAAAAGCGAACTTTTTAATTTTGCCAAATTTTTAGAAATTCCAAAAAGTATCATAGATAAAGCCCCAAGTGCTGATTTAGTTCCAAATCAAACCGATGAAGCCGACTTAGGATATAGCTATGAAGTTCTTGATAGCGTGCTTAAAGCGTGGTATGATGATGGCCTTAGCTTTGATGAGTTAAAAGATAAATTTGAACCAAATTTGCTAAATTTAGTAGAAAATAGAGTTAAGAAAAATAGCTTTAAACTTCAAATGCCCCCAATTGCGATGATAAGGAGCAACAGTGCAAGAAATTCCATTTTTTAG
- a CDS encoding monooxygenase: MVILQIHFDYSGGYGDDMYKQSKELAQSINDEPGFLWKIWTESKEDGIAGGIYAFDSRKNAQKYADMHTKRLEEFGIAKNFKYEILDVNDNLSQITNFKLHK, from the coding sequence ATGGTAATTTTACAAATTCACTTTGATTACTCTGGTGGATATGGCGATGATATGTATAAACAGTCAAAAGAGTTAGCTCAAAGTATAAATGACGAGCCTGGATTTTTATGGAAGATTTGGACTGAAAGCAAAGAAGATGGCATAGCAGGTGGAATTTATGCTTTTGATAGTCGCAAAAATGCCCAAAAATATGCAGACATGCACACAAAAAGACTTGAAGAATTTGGAATTGCTAAGAATTTTAAATATGAAATTTTGGATGTAAATGATAATCTTAGCCAAATCACAAATTTCAAACTTCATAAATAA
- the cmoB gene encoding tRNA 5-methoxyuridine(34)/uridine 5-oxyacetic acid(34) synthase CmoB has protein sequence MNLDEIRTNNLKALNYEIYKDSINKINSLKSVECEVEFDKAIKISGSVSDEFKNLVYEACLSLKPWRKGPFELFDTYIDSEWQSNIKYEILEPFLNLEGKVVADIGCNNGYYLFRMLKKGAKKLVGFDPSIRTFLQFKFIDKFVKSGIVYELLGVEHLAFYEHKFDTILCLGVIYHRSDPVKMLKDLKSSLNKGGEVILDTMYIDSPLDIALVPNERYSKMSNVYFIPTISALKNWCKKAKFKEFEVLATKDTDENEQRKTEWIDGESLGNFLDKDNKNLTVEGYPAPKRVYIRVKN, from the coding sequence ATGAATTTAGATGAGATAAGAACTAACAATTTAAAAGCTTTAAATTATGAAATTTATAAAGATAGCATAAATAAAATAAATTCATTAAAAAGCGTTGAGTGTGAAGTAGAATTTGATAAAGCTATAAAAATTTCAGGAAGTGTTAGTGATGAGTTTAAAAATTTAGTTTATGAAGCGTGTTTATCTTTAAAACCTTGGCGAAAAGGACCTTTTGAGCTTTTTGATACATACATTGATAGCGAGTGGCAAAGTAACATAAAGTATGAAATTTTAGAGCCATTTTTAAATTTAGAAGGTAAGGTTGTAGCTGATATTGGGTGCAATAATGGGTATTATCTTTTTAGAATGCTTAAAAAAGGCGCTAAAAAATTAGTAGGGTTTGATCCTAGCATTAGGACATTTTTACAATTTAAATTTATAGATAAATTTGTAAAAAGCGGTATAGTTTATGAGCTTTTAGGTGTGGAACATCTAGCGTTTTATGAACATAAATTTGATACAATTTTATGCCTTGGAGTAATCTATCATAGAAGTGATCCTGTAAAGATGCTAAAAGATCTAAAATCTAGCCTAAATAAAGGCGGTGAAGTTATCCTTGATACGATGTATATTGATAGTCCTTTAGATATCGCTCTTGTTCCAAATGAGCGTTACTCTAAAATGAGTAATGTCTACTTTATACCTACTATTTCAGCACTTAAAAACTGGTGTAAAAAGGCCAAATTTAAGGAATTTGAAGTGCTTGCTACAAAAGATACTGATGAAAACGAACAGCGAAAAACTGAGTGGATAGATGGTGAGAGTTTAGGAAATTTCTTAGATAAAGATAATAAAAATCTTACAGTAGAGGGTTATCCTGCACCAAAAAGAGTCTATATAAGAGTTAAAAACTAA
- a CDS encoding M20/M25/M40 family metallo-hydrolase — protein MSKVIDYFKEICKIPHGSYHTDELQKHLVDFAKSRGFKVEVDEAGNIYAFKGEPKICLQSHYDMVCVGLAPNIEIIQKDGFLSAKDSSLGADNGIGVAIMLSVMDEFSDIEMIFTNNEEVGLWGVSQCEFKIKSKKLLNLDSEEDDRVTIGCAGSVDINAQAKIEKVSANGYVYELDLTGLKGGHSGIQIADGIKNAIKILAWFIRENGGKLVKFNGGERRNSIAANAHATVLFDNELKASHELIKSNFLGKKEVEIYKNSDEILNILNIFSQGVRDYNKELNLPQTSANLSLAKEEDDAFKILLFPRSMSSEGLENVKFETEILCKINGFDVSFSNQTTPWNPTINEFSKAVLKNLQKFKPDAKFSAVHAGLECGVFIAKDPTVLATSIGPNIYSPHSVHEKVELKSVDIISNAVNELLKDLGCQK, from the coding sequence ATGTCAAAAGTTATTGATTATTTTAAAGAAATTTGTAAAATTCCTCATGGAAGTTATCATACTGATGAGCTTCAAAAACATTTGGTTGATTTTGCTAAAAGCAGGGGTTTTAAAGTAGAAGTTGATGAAGCTGGAAATATCTATGCTTTTAAAGGTGAGCCTAAAATTTGTCTTCAAAGCCACTATGATATGGTTTGTGTAGGCTTAGCACCAAATATAGAAATCATACAAAAAGATGGCTTTTTAAGTGCCAAAGATAGCTCGCTTGGAGCAGATAACGGCATCGGCGTAGCTATTATGCTAAGCGTGATGGATGAGTTTAGTGATATCGAGATGATATTTACAAATAACGAAGAAGTGGGGCTTTGGGGCGTTTCGCAGTGTGAATTTAAAATCAAAAGTAAAAAACTTCTGAATTTAGATAGCGAAGAAGATGATAGAGTAACTATAGGTTGTGCAGGAAGTGTTGATATAAACGCTCAAGCAAAGATAGAAAAAGTTAGTGCAAATGGCTATGTTTATGAGCTTGATTTAACTGGATTAAAAGGCGGACATAGCGGAATTCAAATAGCTGATGGGATTAAAAACGCTATAAAGATTTTAGCTTGGTTTATTAGAGAAAATGGTGGAAAGCTGGTTAAATTTAATGGTGGTGAAAGGCGAAACTCAATTGCAGCAAACGCACACGCAACTGTTCTTTTTGATAATGAGCTAAAAGCTAGTCATGAACTTATAAAGAGCAACTTTTTAGGCAAAAAAGAGGTTGAAATTTATAAAAATAGTGATGAAATTTTAAATATATTAAATATCTTTAGTCAAGGCGTTAGGGATTATAACAAAGAGCTAAATTTACCACAAACTAGTGCAAATTTATCATTAGCCAAAGAAGAAGATGACGCTTTTAAAATTTTGCTTTTTCCTCGTTCTATGAGTAGTGAAGGTCTTGAAAATGTTAAATTTGAGACAGAAATTTTATGCAAGATAAATGGTTTTGATGTTTCATTTAGCAACCAAACAACTCCATGGAATCCAACTATTAATGAATTTAGTAAAGCGGTTTTAAAGAATTTGCAAAAATTTAAACCAGATGCTAAATTTTCAGCAGTTCACGCAGGACTTGAGTGTGGGGTTTTTATCGCAAAAGACCCAACTGTTTTAGCAACTTCAATAGGACCAAATATCTACTCGCCTCATAGCGTACATGAAAAAGTAGAACTAAAATCAGTAGATATTATAAGTAACGCTGTTAATGAGCTTTTAAAAGATTTAGGTTGTCAAAAATAG
- the thrC gene encoding threonine synthase has product MRLVGTRDENESVEFSQALLSPSANFGGLYAPKILPKFNLEFFKKALNLSYSDIALEVIKSFEFDVELEIFKDALKSYEKFDDPKCPVNIKKIDENLYINELFHGPTRAFKDMALQPFGVIIDALAKQKNEKYLIMCATSGDTGPATLKAFENSKNVKVVCLYPADGTSEVQRLQMTNVKGKNLKSIGIKGNFDDAQRSLKTLLLDQEFKDSLKENELKLSAANSVNFGRILFQIIYHFYTYIYLLKSGKLKDDESFDIAVPSGNFGNALGAYYAKKMGAKIGDILIVSNENNVLTELFNSGVYDIKDKTLVKTISPAMDILISSNVERLLFSEFGDKKTKLLMENLAKDKFYEIPKIDGFRAKFCTDKECANSIKDMALKGMLIDPHTATTFKFTPAKKPTVLTSTAHWVKFTPSMLEAIKGIKTTNEKEQMMMLASEFNQSVPAEILKLFESEEIHKDIVEISDIKKTILNWIKQ; this is encoded by the coding sequence ATGAGATTAGTTGGAACAAGAGATGAAAATGAAAGCGTAGAATTTAGCCAGGCTCTGCTTAGCCCTAGTGCAAATTTTGGTGGGCTTTATGCACCTAAAATTCTTCCTAAATTTAACTTGGAATTTTTTAAAAAGGCTCTAAATTTGAGTTATAGCGATATCGCTCTTGAAGTTATAAAAAGTTTTGAATTTGATGTAGAACTTGAAATTTTCAAAGACGCTCTTAAATCTTATGAGAAATTTGATGACCCAAAATGCCCTGTTAATATTAAAAAAATTGATGAGAATTTATATATAAATGAGCTTTTTCACGGACCAACAAGAGCTTTTAAAGATATGGCACTTCAACCTTTTGGAGTGATAATTGATGCTTTAGCTAAACAAAAAAACGAAAAATACCTTATAATGTGTGCTACAAGTGGCGATACAGGACCAGCCACACTTAAAGCTTTTGAAAATTCCAAAAATGTAAAAGTAGTTTGTCTCTATCCAGCTGATGGCACAAGTGAAGTACAACGCCTTCAAATGACAAATGTTAAAGGTAAAAACCTTAAAAGTATCGGCATAAAAGGTAACTTTGATGATGCTCAAAGATCTTTAAAAACTCTACTTTTAGATCAAGAATTTAAAGATAGCTTAAAAGAAAACGAACTTAAATTAAGTGCTGCAAATTCTGTAAATTTTGGAAGAATTTTATTTCAGATAATCTATCACTTCTACACTTACATCTATCTTTTAAAAAGTGGCAAGCTAAAAGATGATGAGAGCTTTGATATCGCTGTTCCTAGTGGAAATTTTGGCAATGCTTTAGGGGCATACTATGCTAAAAAAATGGGTGCTAAGATTGGTGATATATTAATCGTGTCAAATGAAAATAATGTCCTAACAGAGCTTTTTAACAGCGGAGTTTATGACATAAAAGATAAAACTTTAGTTAAAACAATAAGCCCTGCTATGGATATACTTATTAGCTCAAATGTCGAAAGACTTTTATTTAGCGAGTTTGGCGATAAAAAAACAAAGCTTTTAATGGAGAATTTAGCAAAAGATAAATTCTATGAAATTCCAAAAATTGACGGCTTTAGGGCTAAATTTTGTACAGATAAAGAGTGCGCAAATTCCATAAAAGATATGGCTTTAAAAGGTATGCTAATAGACCCACACACTGCTACAACTTTTAAATTTACTCCAGCTAAAAAACCAACAGTACTTACTTCCACGGCTCATTGGGTGAAATTTACTCCATCTATGCTTGAAGCAATTAAAGGCATTAAAACAACAAATGAAAAAGAGCAGATGATGATGCTTGCTAGTGAGTTTAACCAAAGCGTTCCTGCTGAAATTTTGAAGCTTTTTGAAAGTGAAGAAATTCATAAAGATATAGTTGAAATTTCAGATATTAAAAAGACAATTTTAAACTGGATAAAGCAGTGA
- the argB gene encoding acetylglutamate kinase codes for MQRKSRTAEIILSALPYIRKFKDKVFVIKYGGSAQIDEELKNDFARDIVLLSMVGIKVIVVHGGGKKINEYLERLNIKSEFKDGLRVTNKDAIDTVEMVLSGLINKEITALLFKHGTKAVGLSGKDSELLQATVLGGGKYGFVGEIHSVNIELLNSLMNQEYIPVIAPIGVGLEGESYNINADLCASAVAKALKADKVIFLTDTSGVLDKNSELISKLDENLINELKQNGTISGGMIPKVDACLECVKAGVKNAHIIDGRISHSILLEIFTDSGIGSIIKGQI; via the coding sequence ATGCAAAGAAAATCGCGAACAGCTGAGATTATTCTCTCAGCTTTACCATATATACGCAAATTTAAAGATAAAGTTTTTGTCATAAAATATGGCGGTTCAGCTCAGATCGATGAAGAGCTTAAAAATGACTTTGCAAGAGATATAGTTTTGCTTAGCATGGTAGGAATTAAAGTCATCGTAGTTCATGGCGGTGGCAAAAAGATAAATGAGTATCTTGAAAGACTTAATATAAAAAGTGAATTTAAAGATGGCTTAAGAGTTACAAATAAAGACGCTATTGATACCGTTGAAATGGTACTTAGCGGACTTATAAACAAAGAGATAACCGCCCTACTTTTCAAACACGGAACAAAAGCTGTAGGTTTAAGTGGTAAAGACAGTGAGCTTTTACAAGCAACTGTTTTAGGTGGTGGAAAATATGGCTTTGTTGGTGAAATTCATAGCGTAAATATAGAACTTTTAAATTCCTTAATGAATCAAGAGTATATCCCTGTAATTGCCCCTATTGGGGTTGGATTAGAGGGTGAAAGTTATAATATAAATGCTGATCTTTGTGCAAGTGCCGTCGCAAAGGCTTTAAAAGCTGATAAAGTTATATTTCTAACCGATACAAGCGGAGTTTTAGATAAAAATAGTGAGCTTATAAGCAAGCTTGATGAGAATTTAATCAATGAATTAAAACAAAATGGCACAATAAGTGGCGGTATGATACCAAAGGTTGATGCTTGTCTTGAATGTGTAAAAGCTGGCGTTAAAAATGCCCATATAATAGATGGTAGAATTTCACACTCAATACTGCTTGAGATTTTCACTGATAGCGGTATTGGAAGCATAATAAAAGGACAAATATGA
- the kdsB gene encoding 3-deoxy-manno-octulosonate cytidylyltransferase: protein MIVIPARLKSTRFPDKILADIFGEPMFIKTAKNAKNVDRVLIAVDDEKVLKIALKYGFDAVMTAQTHQSGTDRINEAVSKMLVNDNEIIINLQADEPFFEIENLAKFSDFANNSIKNGAFMASAYKMIAPNDAKNPNLVKVVCDENSNAIYFSRSIIPYPRSEFDAYKGHIGIYAYSVKSLREFCEFDESILEKTEKLEQLRALSNAKKIAMCELKTKSIGIDTKEDLEFALKNLA from the coding sequence GTGATAGTAATTCCCGCTAGACTTAAATCAACCCGCTTTCCTGATAAAATTTTAGCTGATATTTTTGGTGAGCCGATGTTTATCAAAACTGCTAAAAACGCTAAAAATGTAGATAGGGTTTTAATAGCAGTAGATGATGAAAAAGTACTAAAAATCGCCTTAAAATATGGCTTTGATGCTGTAATGACTGCTCAAACTCATCAAAGTGGAACTGATAGGATAAATGAAGCCGTTAGCAAAATGCTTGTAAATGATAATGAAATCATAATAAATTTACAAGCCGATGAGCCATTTTTTGAGATAGAAAATTTAGCTAAGTTTAGCGATTTTGCAAACAACAGCATAAAAAACGGCGCATTTATGGCAAGTGCTTATAAGATGATCGCCCCAAATGATGCTAAAAATCCAAATTTAGTAAAAGTAGTATGCGATGAAAACTCAAATGCTATTTACTTCTCACGCTCTATAATTCCATATCCAAGAAGCGAATTTGACGCTTACAAAGGCCACATAGGAATTTATGCATATAGCGTAAAAAGCTTAAGAGAATTTTGCGAATTTGATGAAAGTATACTTGAAAAAACTGAAAAATTAGAACAGCTTCGCGCCTTATCAAACGCCAAAAAAATCGCAATGTGTGAGCTAAAAACAAAAAGCATCGGGATAGATACAAAAGAGGATTTAGAATTTGCACTTAAAAATTTAGCATAA
- a CDS encoding DegT/DnrJ/EryC1/StrS family aminotransferase produces MQEIPFFRPAIDDKELNLIKKSLENPDLDMALLFENDIKNYFGSEFAISTNNGTAALHLALCALDIKRADKIICSVNSFPSIAEVIRHFDAEPIFVDIDEDSFNINPASFEKAIKENSSKKLKAAFITHVAGVSADMDAIYEISQKYGIKIIDDASRAAGALYNGKKIGSFKESVISCFQINPQFYKAIATAGFFVTNDEEINSRAKLIRSHAITSNPSKDGSLDYIYDIKEIGQRYDLNSICAAFAKVQFEKNSNFIKRRQEIAKIYDKELENCPFVKTPIPYKNHIYTQYIIKIDKNRDNFAKNLKEQGINVSLHYIPLHLLTYYKQKYAHKVNRYPTALKVYQQVLSLPIFAAMSDEEVYKVCEKVKFVAKNRF; encoded by the coding sequence GTGCAAGAAATTCCATTTTTTAGACCAGCAATAGACGATAAAGAGTTAAATCTTATAAAAAAATCTCTAGAAAATCCAGATTTGGATATGGCTTTACTGTTTGAAAATGATATCAAAAACTATTTTGGCTCAGAATTTGCAATATCAACCAACAACGGCACAGCAGCACTTCACCTAGCACTTTGTGCGTTAGATATAAAAAGAGCTGATAAGATAATATGTTCTGTAAATTCATTTCCAAGTATTGCTGAGGTTATTCGCCATTTTGATGCGGAGCCTATTTTTGTTGATATAGATGAAGATAGTTTTAACATCAACCCAGCTTCTTTTGAAAAAGCTATAAAAGAAAATTCTAGCAAAAAGCTAAAAGCAGCATTTATCACTCATGTTGCAGGAGTTAGTGCTGATATGGACGCTATTTATGAGATATCACAAAAGTATGGCATAAAAATAATAGATGATGCAAGTAGAGCAGCAGGAGCTCTTTATAATGGTAAAAAAATAGGCTCATTTAAAGAGTCAGTTATATCATGCTTTCAAATAAATCCACAATTTTATAAAGCTATCGCAACGGCTGGATTTTTTGTGACAAATGATGAAGAGATAAATAGTAGAGCTAAACTCATAAGAAGCCACGCAATAACATCAAATCCATCTAAAGATGGAAGTTTAGACTATATTTATGATATTAAAGAGATCGGGCAAAGATATGATCTAAACAGCATATGTGCAGCATTTGCAAAAGTTCAGTTTGAGAAAAACTCAAATTTTATAAAAAGAAGGCAAGAGATAGCTAAAATTTATGACAAAGAGCTTGAAAACTGTCCATTTGTCAAAACTCCAATTCCATATAAAAACCATATATACACACAGTATATAATAAAAATCGATAAAAACCGTGATAACTTTGCTAAAAATCTAAAAGAGCAAGGCATAAATGTCTCGCTTCACTATATTCCACTTCACTTGCTTACCTACTATAAGCAAAAGTACGCCCACAAGGTAAACAGATACCCTACAGCTTTAAAAGTTTATCAGCAAGTTTTAAGCCTTCCGATTTTTGCAGCAATGAGCGATGAGGAAGTTTATAAGGTTTGTGAAAAGGTTAAATTTGTGGCAAAAAATCGTTTCTAA
- a CDS encoding tetraacyldisaccharide 4'-kinase codes for MKRLNLWQKIVSKLHKFANSYFYTPNLFENFLSIALIPLSLVYSLVIKLKKLSTKQISYEIPIINVGNLVLGGSGKTPLCIALYQEFSPKLKTFIILRGYKRASKGLFVVASDGEILQNVKISGDEAMVYAINGANVIVSEDRDLGIKKAINLGAKLVILDDAFSKFHINKFEILLRPPLKPASNFTIPSGVYRYPKSFYKYANFIPKSGDIISKSEILNHTKNMVLVTAIANPSRLNEHLKHCIGHEFFPDHHSFTKKELDDILKKYKATSLLVTEKDFVKIKEFDIPLSKLILKTSISQNFKSEISAYLRKFYATI; via the coding sequence GTGAAAAGGTTAAATTTGTGGCAAAAAATCGTTTCTAAGCTCCATAAATTTGCAAACAGCTACTTTTATACTCCAAATTTATTTGAGAATTTTTTAAGCATAGCACTAATTCCGCTAAGCTTAGTTTATAGCCTAGTTATAAAGCTTAAAAAGCTTTCAACAAAACAAATTTCATATGAAATTCCTATTATAAATGTAGGAAATTTAGTTCTTGGCGGAAGTGGAAAAACCCCACTTTGCATCGCTTTATATCAAGAATTTAGCCCAAAACTAAAGACTTTTATAATCCTTCGTGGATATAAAAGAGCTTCAAAAGGGCTTTTTGTAGTAGCAAGTGATGGCGAAATTTTACAAAATGTTAAGATAAGCGGCGATGAGGCGATGGTTTATGCCATAAATGGCGCAAATGTTATAGTTAGCGAAGATAGAGATTTAGGCATAAAAAAGGCTATAAATTTGGGTGCAAAGCTTGTGATTTTAGATGATGCTTTTTCTAAATTCCATATCAATAAATTTGAGATTTTACTACGCCCACCACTTAAACCAGCCTCAAATTTTACAATCCCAAGCGGAGTTTATCGCTACCCTAAAAGCTTTTATAAATACGCAAATTTCATACCAAAAAGTGGCGATATCATAAGTAAAAGTGAAATTTTAAATCATACTAAAAATATGGTCTTAGTGACAGCTATTGCTAATCCTAGCCGCTTAAATGAGCATTTAAAACACTGCATAGGACATGAATTTTTCCCAGATCATCACAGCTTTACTAAAAAAGAGCTAGATGATATCTTAAAAAAATATAAAGCAACAAGTCTGCTTGTTACAGAAAAGGACTTTGTAAAGATAAAAGAGTTTGACATTCCGCTTTCAAAACTTATATTAAAAACATCAATAAGCCAGAATTTCAAAAGCGAAATTTCAGCGTATTTAAGGAAATTTTATGCTACAATTTAA